A stretch of the Melitaea cinxia chromosome 14, ilMelCinx1.1, whole genome shotgun sequence genome encodes the following:
- the LOC123659594 gene encoding programmed cell death protein 5, translated as MSDPELEKIRQQRLAQLQAQHGGGDPNQAKAQEERMQAMEEAKHSILAQVLSQDARARLNTIKLSKPEKGAMVENMICRIAQTGQVNTKISEKELIQLLESLNQQMPKSTSTVKFDRRRAALDSDDDDL; from the exons ATGTCTGATCctgaattagagaaaataagacAGCAACGATTAGCTCAGCTACAAGCTCAACATGGg ggTGGAGATCCCAATCAAGCCAAGGCTCAGGAGGAAAGAATGCAAGCAATGGAAGAAGCAAAACATTCaattcttgctcaagtcttgagCCAGGATGCCAGAGCTAgat TAAACACAATCAAGTTAAGCAAACCAGAGAAAGGTGCAATGGTGGAAAATATGATCTGTAGAATAGCTCAAACGGGTCAAGTGAACACAAAGATATCTGAGAAGGAACTGATCCAGTTGTTAGAATCATTGAATCAACAGATGCCTAAATCGACGAGCACTGTTAAATTTGATAGAAGAAGAGCTGCACTTGattctgatgatgatgatttgtag